A window from Magnetococcales bacterium encodes these proteins:
- a CDS encoding ParB N-terminal domain-containing protein → MEIQEIPIDAILLQNRLRVVDAAWVENLAASIRVNGLQQPLQVRAVGDGQFVLVAGAHRLEACRRLEMSVVPCQVVECDELQARLMEIDENLYRHELSPLDRAAFLAERKKVYEALYPETKHGVAATNARLERQNDKMSFCLSTAKSTGLNRRTVERAVSLHDRLDPRVRELLAGTWISKNQAELTALSRLDSKDQMNILKYMELGDVKGDSLSVNQAISRIKHNQNPETTVKKVDDDFERIKNIWIKTRPTSQQMFIDYLVGIGEIARPVKKRPS, encoded by the coding sequence ATGGAAATCCAGGAAATCCCGATTGACGCCATCCTCCTGCAAAACCGCCTGCGTGTGGTCGATGCGGCTTGGGTGGAGAATCTGGCCGCGTCGATCCGTGTGAACGGGTTGCAACAGCCGTTGCAGGTGCGTGCGGTGGGGGATGGGCAATTTGTGTTGGTGGCCGGGGCGCATCGGTTGGAGGCGTGCCGGCGGTTGGAAATGTCGGTGGTGCCATGTCAGGTGGTCGAATGCGACGAATTGCAAGCCCGCTTGATGGAGATCGATGAAAACCTTTATCGTCATGAGTTGAGCCCGTTGGATCGGGCTGCGTTTCTGGCCGAGCGGAAGAAGGTTTATGAGGCGTTGTATCCGGAGACGAAGCACGGGGTTGCAGCCACAAACGCACGGCTTGAAAGACAAAACGACAAAATGTCGTTTTGTCTTTCAACAGCAAAATCAACAGGTTTGAATCGGCGAACTGTTGAGAGGGCGGTCAGTTTGCATGACAGGCTTGACCCACGGGTGCGCGAACTGCTTGCCGGAACGTGGATATCCAAGAATCAAGCGGAACTGACGGCCTTGTCCAGACTGGACTCGAAAGACCAGATGAATATCTTGAAATACATGGAATTGGGAGACGTGAAAGGAGATTCATTATCCGTTAATCAAGCCATCAGCAGGATAAAGCACAATCAGAATCCCGAAACAACGGTCAAAAAAGTCGATGACGATTTTGAGCGGATCAAAAATATCTGGATCAAGACCAGACCGACCTCTCAACAGATGTTCATCGATTATTTGGTCGGCATTGGTGAAATTGCACGTCCTGTCAAAAAGAGGCCGTCATGA
- a CDS encoding ATP-binding protein: MAHTHGSVKRTTAPLRNTGLMMDLVERLVNRPPNVPGIGIFHGFSGMGKTVSATLAANVHRAFFLQITPDFTRKYFYQKMLHAVGKPNAKGSIPELADQLTATLGDLDDPVLFLDDAHYIFVRHYRAKEQTFSHFQDVIRTLHDVGGASIVLIGEEDLPQIVERHESIHNRVAVWQEAMFADMSDARHMADMLCPDTMIGDDLLQEILTRSGRLLPRIISNLYLAADAASEVGAMVMDLEAWGERSYFTGKTRRRTAA, encoded by the coding sequence ATGGCACACACTCATGGCAGTGTCAAACGCACCACGGCACCGTTGCGTAATACGGGCCTGATGATGGATCTGGTGGAACGGTTGGTCAACCGTCCGCCCAACGTGCCGGGGATCGGGATTTTTCACGGATTTTCCGGCATGGGCAAGACGGTGTCGGCGACGTTGGCGGCCAATGTCCACCGGGCGTTTTTTCTCCAGATCACCCCGGATTTCACCCGCAAGTATTTTTACCAGAAAATGCTGCACGCGGTGGGAAAACCGAACGCCAAGGGGAGCATTCCGGAGTTGGCGGACCAGTTGACCGCGACCCTGGGAGACCTGGACGACCCGGTGCTGTTTTTGGACGACGCCCATTACATCTTCGTGCGTCATTATCGGGCCAAGGAACAGACTTTCAGCCATTTTCAGGATGTCATCCGCACGTTGCACGACGTGGGTGGGGCTTCCATCGTGTTGATCGGCGAGGAGGATTTGCCACAGATCGTGGAACGACACGAGTCGATCCACAACCGGGTGGCGGTCTGGCAGGAGGCGATGTTCGCCGACATGAGCGACGCCCGGCACATGGCGGACATGTTGTGTCCGGATACCATGATCGGTGATGACCTGTTGCAAGAGATCCTGACCCGATCCGGACGGTTGTTGCCCCGGATCATCAGCAATCTGTATCTGGCGGCGGACGCAGCCAGCGAAGTCGGCGCCATGGTGATGGATCTGGAGGCGTGGGGCGAGCGGTCCTATTTCACCGGCAAG
- a CDS encoding helix-turn-helix transcriptional regulator, with protein METFFDRLQEERKRLGLNQAEFAALGGVGRTAQINYEAGERHPTSQYLIAIAAAGADVNYILTGVRSESCNPQTVAEEMAGVLYVIESVLKREKKEILPKPKAEIVYTAFLDSTPEERRMMLKALEDGQYMLPLSVARLFKFTTD; from the coding sequence ATGGAAACATTTTTTGATCGACTTCAAGAGGAACGTAAGAGGCTTGGACTAAACCAAGCCGAGTTTGCTGCGCTGGGAGGTGTAGGACGTACCGCACAAATCAATTACGAAGCGGGCGAACGGCACCCAACATCACAGTATCTCATAGCAATCGCTGCCGCAGGCGCTGACGTTAATTACATACTAACCGGGGTGCGATCTGAGAGTTGCAACCCACAAACGGTTGCTGAAGAGATGGCGGGAGTGCTGTACGTGATTGAAAGTGTTTTAAAGCGGGAAAAAAAGGAAATCCTGCCAAAACCAAAAGCAGAGATTGTTTACACAGCGTTTCTTGACAGCACGCCTGAAGAGCGGCGAATGATGCTTAAAGCACTTGAGGATGGACAATATATGCTTCCACTTTCTGTGGCGAGACTCTTTAAATTTACAACCGATTAA
- a CDS encoding transposase, protein MTGAVPEVDLSMAVTPMNTREARRLDARLTILDALEAFREASGMGQVEAEGLFVRLYNARAGRLEIPDEIRATVRDVSLATLRRWRKEKREAGIVALAGHYGPRRGADVWSGCEPLRTLVIGLITTVPHVGGKMAWELARARLGEQVEMMNPRTGKKESRSLPSQREFQRFIQRFKSENKTLFAFATNPDRFRGAFRVTAGRMYDGIVRRNQLWEFDASPADCLCLDGRYSLYVMVDVHSRWSKVRITKTPRTEAALLLLRDCILDWGVPVELKTDNGSDFTSRQFMDVVRRIGIQHSLCDAGQPQQKAAVERMIGTIQHGFMEMQPGYIGHSVTDRKQIEARKTFLARLGQPDEKIFCVELTREALQARVTEWIEKKWVFEPHEGLGNKTPFEVRNSYRGPIARIEGEGVLEHLLAPPPDGDGVRTVTGKGIRVNNIHYTHGSLGLLVGQEVQVRLDPDDLGRIYVYQGEPWEFVCVAINPERVGVSRAEVAAKVKSQQKKLLDDAMVEVKEAKKQINLRTMSDEIVADAARRNGSLVSFPTPVQTHTTENISAAIEAMNAKNGQPTADKPLTERQLGKLVQIGERLKQAATPERDEAGIRYANALVLEARLASGETLTEAEAQQLRRYQGSNEYKSRQRLEAFYRTANRS, encoded by the coding sequence GTGACTGGTGCGGTGCCGGAGGTGGATCTTTCCATGGCGGTGACGCCCATGAACACAAGAGAGGCGCGGCGGCTGGACGCCAGATTGACCATTCTGGATGCCCTGGAGGCGTTCCGGGAGGCGTCCGGAATGGGTCAGGTGGAGGCGGAAGGGTTGTTTGTGCGGTTGTACAACGCCCGTGCCGGACGCCTGGAGATCCCGGATGAAATCCGCGCCACGGTGCGCGACGTCAGCCTCGCCACCCTGCGCCGCTGGCGCAAGGAAAAGCGCGAGGCGGGCATTGTGGCTTTGGCGGGTCATTATGGCCCGCGACGCGGGGCGGATGTCTGGAGCGGGTGCGAGCCGTTGCGCACGTTGGTGATCGGGTTGATCACCACGGTGCCGCATGTCGGGGGCAAAATGGCGTGGGAGTTGGCGCGGGCGCGGTTGGGGGAGCAGGTGGAGATGATGAACCCGCGCACCGGCAAGAAAGAGTCGCGGTCTTTGCCTTCGCAACGGGAGTTTCAACGATTCATTCAAAGATTCAAATCCGAAAACAAGACGTTGTTTGCCTTTGCGACCAACCCGGACCGGTTCCGGGGGGCGTTTCGGGTGACGGCGGGGCGGATGTATGACGGGATCGTGCGGCGCAACCAGTTGTGGGAGTTTGATGCCTCCCCTGCGGATTGTTTGTGTCTGGACGGACGTTATTCCCTGTATGTGATGGTGGATGTCCACTCCCGCTGGAGCAAGGTACGCATCACCAAGACCCCGAGAACCGAAGCGGCCCTGTTGTTGTTGCGGGATTGCATTCTGGATTGGGGGGTGCCTGTCGAGCTGAAGACGGATAACGGATCGGATTTCACTTCCCGTCAGTTCATGGATGTGGTGCGGCGGATCGGGATTCAGCACAGCCTGTGCGACGCCGGACAGCCGCAACAAAAAGCCGCCGTGGAACGGATGATCGGGACCATTCAGCATGGTTTCATGGAGATGCAACCCGGATACATCGGGCATAGCGTCACCGATCGCAAGCAAATCGAGGCGCGCAAGACGTTCTTGGCCCGACTGGGGCAACCGGACGAGAAGATTTTTTGCGTCGAGTTGACCCGCGAGGCCTTGCAAGCCAGGGTCACAGAGTGGATCGAGAAGAAATGGGTTTTCGAGCCGCATGAGGGGTTGGGCAACAAGACCCCGTTCGAGGTGCGCAACAGCTACCGTGGCCCGATTGCCCGCATCGAGGGCGAAGGGGTGCTGGAACATCTGCTGGCCCCGCCTCCGGATGGCGATGGCGTGCGGACGGTCACGGGCAAGGGGATCCGGGTCAACAACATCCACTATACCCATGGATCGTTGGGGTTGCTGGTGGGACAGGAGGTCCAGGTGCGGCTGGATCCGGATGATTTGGGGCGGATCTATGTGTACCAGGGGGAGCCCTGGGAGTTCGTTTGCGTGGCCATCAATCCGGAGCGGGTCGGGGTGTCGCGGGCCGAGGTGGCGGCCAAGGTCAAGTCGCAGCAGAAGAAATTGCTGGACGATGCCATGGTCGAGGTGAAAGAGGCGAAAAAACAGATCAACCTCCGGACCATGAGCGATGAAATCGTGGCGGACGCCGCCCGCCGCAACGGGAGTCTGGTCTCTTTCCCAACCCCGGTGCAGACCCACACCACAGAAAACATTTCAGCGGCCATCGAGGCGATGAACGCCAAGAACGGCCAACCAACCGCAGACAAGCCTTTGACCGAACGGCAACTGGGGAAACTGGTGCAGATCGGTGAACGGTTGAAACAGGCCGCCACTCCGGAGCGGGACGAGGCCGGGATTCGTTACGCCAATGCCCTGGTTCTGGAAGCGCGGCTGGCGAGCGGTGAGACGTTGACCGAGGCGGAGGCGCAGCAATTGAGGCGGTATCAGGGGAGCAACGAATACAAATCCCGGCAACGCCTGGAGGCTTTTTACCGCACGGCGAACAGGTCATGA
- a CDS encoding helix-turn-helix domain-containing protein encodes MDRIDIKAALERRGWSLRRLSAHHGFAPDSLKKVNQEKRWRQGEWIVAEALEMKPWDIWPDRYPDGPVSRPARRTPSDVK; translated from the coding sequence ATGGACCGTATCGACATCAAAGCCGCCCTGGAGCGGCGCGGGTGGTCTCTGCGGCGTTTGAGCGCGCATCACGGCTTTGCACCCGACTCCCTCAAGAAGGTCAACCAGGAAAAGCGCTGGCGGCAAGGGGAATGGATCGTTGCTGAAGCCCTGGAGATGAAGCCTTGGGATATTTGGCCTGATCGTTACCCGGATGGGCCGGTTTCCCGTCCAGCAAGACGCACACCTTCGGACGTGAAGTAG